One window of the Gambusia affinis linkage group LG01, SWU_Gaff_1.0, whole genome shotgun sequence genome contains the following:
- the LOC122846868 gene encoding uncharacterized protein LOC122846868, whose protein sequence is MAGTFRGNCLCGVVGAGVCIAGCAFLILAAFPVVQIALGAVYIHECPAGPVVPVYMMVFGILGLLMMALFTLPKLLSPAAQTHSAWVVFFTILLLLFFVWLLVGSYHVYSIYPPNYEKNTTGSNSSTRRISVPDLLTSENQSLHSQNYSQNLWEMIQILNNTNTNPTSAQQQPHQVVSVSPYCNKTVYLFAFWTTTLVLVIVGNTLVLIICLYGFMKCIDVFVQYLS, encoded by the exons ATGGCAGGTACGTTTCGGGGGAACTGTCTGTGCGGCGTTGTCGGTGCAGGCGTGTGTATAGCAG GATGCGCCTTCCTCATTCTAGCTGCGTTCCCCGTTGTTCAGATTGCTTTGG gtgCAGTTTACATACATGAGTGTCCAGCGGGACCAGTTGTTCCAGTTTACATGATGGTGTTTGGGATCTTGGGCCTGCTGATGATGGCCCTGTTCACCCTGCCGAAGCTCCTCTCTCCAGCAGCGCAGACTCACAGCGCCTGGGTCGTCTTCTTCACCATCCTGTTGCTCTTGTTTTTCGTCTGGCTTCTAGTCG GCAGCTACCACGTTTATTCCATATATCCGCCCAACTATGAGAAGAACACCACAGGTTCCAACAGCTCCACCAGGAGGATCAGCGTTCCTGACCTCCTGACCTCAGAGAACCAGAGCCTTCACAGCCAGAACTACAGCCAGAACTTGTGGGAGATGATTCAAATCctcaacaacacaaacacaaacccgACTAGCGCCCAACAACAGCCACATCAAGTGGTGTCTGTGTCACCATACTGCAACAAGACCGTGTACTTGTTTGCTTTCTGGACCACTACACTGGTGCTAGTGATAGTGGGAAACACCCTGGTGCTCATCATCTGTCTATATGGGTTCATGAAATGCATAGATGTGTTTGTACAATATCTCTCCTGA
- the dnase1l1 gene encoding deoxyribonuclease-1-like 1, with product MSSVSLLLSLLLSLLLGVAIVRGGSEFRICAFNLHHFGESKSNKDEVMITLARIITRCDVCLLQEVRDRKGTAVSKLLQTIRWYDTRNQYDLLASERLGRTESYQEQYVFVYRTNTVKVTGRYQYPDNMPGDEDAFSREPFVVRFKAPKTSIQEFVLIPQHTTPTNTTKELDALYDVLQNVRRMWRNENVMLLGDFNADCGYLAKKNRDKVRLITDRSLHWLIGEDTDTTVKLSTSCSYDRIVVHGEKFNGAVVPSSAQPFNFQQEYRLTEDEALNVSDHYPVEVLLKVTSSKSFNGVASFTSSFTVFQCFCLIICHVLS from the exons ATGTCGTCCGTGTCCCTCCTGCTGTCCCTCCTGCTGTCCCTCCTGCTGGGTGTGGCTATTGTTCGAGGAGGATCAGAGTTCAGAATCTGTGCCTTCAACCTTCATCATTTCGGGGAATCCAAATCTAACAAGGACGAGGTCATGATAACTCTGGCCAGG ATTATTACTCGCTGTGACGTGTGTTTGCTTCAGGAGGTCAGAGACCGTAAAGGAACAGCCGTATCAAAGCTGCTTCAAACGATCAGATG GTATGACACGAGGAACCAGTATGACCTTTTGGCCAGTGAGAGGCTGGGCAGGACGGAGTCATACCAGGAGCAGTACGTGTTCGTCTACAG GACCAACACTGTGAAGGTTACTGGTCGGTATCAGTACCCAGATAACATGCCAGGAGATGAAGATGCTTTCTCCAGAGAACCTTTTGTTGTTCGCTTCAAAGCCCCAAAGACCT CTATACAGGAGTTTGTTCTCATCCCTCAACACACCACTCCGACTAACACCACTAAAGAGCTGGATGCCCTGTATGACGTTCTGCAGAACGTAAGAAGGATGTGGAGAAATGAG AACGTGATGCTTCTCGGGGACTTCAACGCCGACTGTGGTTACCTGGCAAAGAAGAACCGGGACAAAGTGCGTCTGATAACAGACAGGAGCCTCCATTGGCTGATAGGAGAGGACACCGACACCACCGTGAAGCTCAGCACGTCCTGCTCCTACGACAG GATTGTCGTCCATGGAGAAAAGTTTAACGGAGCGGTTGTTCCTTCCTCAGCCCAGCCATTTAACTTCCAACAGGAGTACAGACTAACAGAAGATGAG GCGCTAAATGTGAGCGACCATTACCCAGTGGAGGTCCTGCTGAAGGTCACCAGTTCCAAATCCTTCAATGGAGTCGCTTCCTTTACAAGCAGCTTcactgtgtttcagtgtttctgccTTATCATCTGTCATGTGTTGTCATAG
- the rpl10 gene encoding 60S ribosomal protein L10 — MGRRPARCYRYCKNKPYPKSRFCRGVPDPKIRIFDLGRKKAKVDEFPLCAHMVSDEYEQLSSEALEAARICANKYMVKTCGKDGFHIRMRLHPFHVIRINKMLSCAGADRLQTGMRGAFGKPQGTVARVHIGQVIMSVRTKAQNKEHVVEALRRAKFKFPGRQKIHISKKYGFTKFNACDFDDMMAEKRLIPDGCGVKYIPSRGPLSHWKSLHAN, encoded by the exons ATGGGCCGCCGACCTGCTCGCTG CTACCGCTACTGCAAGAACAAGCCTTACCCCAAGTCTCGCTTCTGCAGGGGTGTTCCTG ATCCTAAGATCAGGATCTTTGACCTGGGCAGGAAGAAGGCCAAGGTGGACGAGTTTCCTCTCTGCGCCCACATGGTGTCTGATGAGTATGAGCAGCTGTCCTCGGAAG CTCTGGAGGCGGCTCGTATCTGTGCTAACAAGTACATGGTGAAGACCTGCGGTAAAGATGGCTTCCACATCCGCATGCGCCTGCATCCCTTCCACGTCATCCGCATCAACAAAATGTTGTCCTGCGCCGGAGCTGATAG GCTCCAGACCGGAATGCGTGGTGCGTTCGGTAAACCGCAGGGCACCGTGGCCCGGGTTCACATCGGCCAGGTCATCATGTCTGTGAGGACCAAGGCTCAGAACAAGGAGCATGTGGTGGAGGCTCTGCGCAGAGCCAAGTTCAAGTTCCCTGGACGCCAAAag ATCCACATTTCCAAGAAGTACGGCTTCACCAAGTTCAACGCCTGCGACTTTGATGACATGATGGCCGAGAAACGCCTGATCCCTGACGGCTGCGGGGTCAAGTACATCCCCAGCAGAGGGCCCCTGTCCCACTGGAAGTCCCTTCATGCCAATTAA
- the LOC122846951 gene encoding N-acylglucosamine 2-epimerase, with product MSVGKLEECRQHIRAQLDAVVEFWLKHSHDTVHGGFFTCIGRDGTVYDELKYVWLQGRQVWMYCRLYRCMDRFRRPDILEAAKAGGEFLRKFARVSTNGNQWKCAFCLTRDGKAVKVQRTIFSECFYIMAMDELSRVTGDKEMQLEAEQMMEQLIYWVRKDASGLGRPQLPGDVPTNSMAVSMMLLCLVQQLSEGRPETGKKYAELGSWCVSEIRQHIQRDGTAILENVSATGAELPGCLGRLQNPGHALEAGWFLLCYAADNDNKEIQRTAIEKFVELPFESGWDKAHGGLFYFLDVDGHCPTQLEWSMKLWWPHSEALVAFLMAYSQTKNPALLENFFRVYKYTFSHFPDSEGGEWFGYLTQEGKVALDFKGGPFKGFFHVPRCLYMCESLLDDLLGKHG from the exons ATGTCTGTTGGGAAGCTGGAAGAGTGCCGGCAGCACATCCGGGCGCAGCTGGACGCCGTCGTGGAATTCTGGCTCAAACATTCCCACGACACAGTACATGG agGCTTCTTCACCTGCATTGGGAGGGACGGTACTGTTTATGATGAGCTGAAGTATGTGTGGCTGCAGGGAAGACAG gtgTGGATGTACTGCCGTCTCTATCGTTGCATGGATCGCTTCCGCAGGCCTGACATCCTGGAAGCAGCAAAGGCCG GGGGAGAGTTCCTCAGAAAGTTTGCACGTGTGTCCACTAATGGAAATCAGTGGAAATGTGCCTTTTGCTTAACAAGAGACGGCAAAGCTGTCAAAGTTCAGAGGACCATATTCAGTGAGTGTTTCTATATAATGGCCATGGACGAACTGAGCAGGGTCACTGGCGACAAGGAAATGCAG CTGGAGGCCGAGCAGATGATGGAGCAGCTGATCTACTGGGTTCGGAAGGACGCGTCGGGTCTGGGAAGGCCCCAGCTGCCAGGGGACGTTCCGACTAACAGCATGGCAGTTTCCATGATGCTCCTGTGCCTGGTCCAGCAGCTGTCCGAGGGCCGGCCGGAGACGGGGAAGAAGTACGCTGAACTGGGAAGTTGGTGTGTGAGTGAGATTCGTCAACATATCCAG AGAGACGGCACAGCGATCCTAGAGAACGTGTCTGCGACCGGAGCAGAGCTGCCTGGATGTCTGGGCCGGCTGCAGAACCCAG GCCACGCCCTGGAAGCAGGCTGGTTCCTGCTGTGCTATGCCGCCGACAACGATAACAAGGAGATCCAGAGAACGGCTATTGAAAAGTTTGTGGAGCTTCCCTTTGAGAGTGGCTGGGATAAAGCCCACGGTGGCCTCTTCTACTTCCTGGACGTGGATGGCCACTGCCCCACTCAG CTGGAGTGGAGCATGAAGCTGTGGTGGCCTCACAGCGAGGCGCTCGTCGCCTTCCTCATGGCCTACAGTCAGACCAAGAACCCTGCGCTGCTGGAGAACTTCTTCAGGGTCTACAAGTACACCTTTAGCCAC TTTCCTGACTCTGAGGGCGGTGAGTGGTTTGGCTATCTGACCCAAGAAGGGAAAGTAGCGTTGGATTTTAAAGGAGGACCGTTTAAGG GCTTCTTCCACGTCCCTCGCTGCCTGTACATGTGTGAGAGCCTCTTGGATGATCTGCTGGGAAAACATGGCTGA